The genomic region TTGACCCAGAAGTAGGAGTTGCCGTAGCCGTCGGGCACGGACTGGCGGGCGATCTCGAGCATCGCCTCGTAGCCGGTGTTCGTGATGAACCCGAGCCGGTCCACCTTGCCCTCGAGGAGCTGGTTGGTGGCCACCGTGGTGCCGTGGCTGACCGCGGAGATCGCGTCACCCTCGCCCTGCGGCAGGCCCATCAGGCCGAGCACCTTCTCGATGCCGGCCATGAAGCCGTCAGCGGGGTTGCTCGGGGTGGACGGGGTCTTGGTGGTGACCAGCGAGCCGGAGTCCTCGTCGAGAGCGACCACGTCGGTGAAGGTGCCACCGGTGTCGATCCCGATCCGGATCCGGCGCTGCGCTGGAGAGGTAGCGTCGGCCATGGATCGATTCAAGCGGTCCGCGACCCCGCCGAGCCACGGCATACCTTGCCGTAGGAACCGCGATTCCTCGACAATCTCTGCCCAGTCTCGCTAAACCGGCCGCGCGTTGTAGACGCCCGCCGGCTCCTGGCCGGTGAGCGCGCCGATCGCTGCCATCACCTCGTCGGTGAGCTCCCGGCGGGCCCGGCCCGCGGGCAGGCCCCCGAAGCGGCCGGCCACCTGGATCGGGGCGCCGAACTCGACGGTGATCGGGACGATCCGGGGCAGTCGGGCGCCGACCGGCTGGAGCCGCTCGGTGCCGGTCAGCCCGACCGGCACGACCGGGCATCCCGCCGTCAGCGCCAGGTGGGCCACACCGGTGCGGCCCCGGTAGAGGCGCCCGTCGCGGGAGCGGGTGCCCTCGGGGTAGATCCCGAAGGCGTCGCCGCGGCCGAGCACCTCCAGCGCGGTGTCCAGGCTGGCCAGGGCGGCCTTGGAGTCGTCCCGGTCGACCGGGAGCATGCCCAGCCCCTCGAACCACATCCGGCTGAGGGCACCGCGCACCCCGGTGCCGGTGAAGTAGTCGGACTTGGCCAGGAAGACCACCTTGCGGGGCACCACGACCGGGATCACTATCGAGTCCGCGAACGAGAGGTGGTTGCTGGCCAGCACCACCGGTCCGGTGCCCGGCACGTTCGCGAGCCCGCGCACGGTCGGGCGCCACACCGCCTTGGCCAGCGGGGGCACGACCGAGTGCAGGGCGCGGTAGAGCACGTGCCCAGTCTGGTGGTTACCGGCCGGTCCGCCGATTCCGGGCGTCCCGATCAGCCGGTCACCCGCAGCGCGAGCAGCACGATGTCGTCGTCGACGAGCAGGCCCACCTCGCCGAGCAGGTGGTCGCACACCGCCTCCGCGTCGAGGAAGCGGCGGCCGTCGAGCTCGGAGACCAGCCAGCGCACGCTCTCGTCGAGCGGTACGCCGCGGCGCTCGATCAGCCCGTCGCTGTAGAGCAGCACCGTCGACCCCGGTTCCAGGACCACCGAGTGGCTGCCGCGCTCCGCGGTGGGGTCCAACCCCAGCAGCAGGTCCGGGGCCCGCTCCAGGACCCGGGCGGTGCCGTCCGGCTCGATCAGCACCGGCGGCGGGTGCCCGGCGCTGCTCCACTCCAGGAGCCGGCCGGCGCTGCCCTCGATGGGCCGCACCTGGCCGAGGACGGCGGTCGCGACCACGTCCAGGCCGAGGCCGAGCACCGCCCGGTCGAGGTCGCCGAGCATGGTCGCCGGCTCGGACCACCGGGTGACGGCCACGCCCCGGGTCAGGTTGCGCAGCTGCGCCATCGCGGCGGCGGCGTTCTCGTCGTGACCGGCGACGTCTCCCACCACCACTGTCAGCGAGCCGTCGCGCAGCTCGAACGCGTCGTACCAGTCGCCGCCCACCTGGGCCACCTCGAGGGCTGCCTGGTAGCGGACCGCCACCTCGAGGCCGGGCACGGTCGGCGGCCGGCTCAGCAGGCTGCGCTGGAGCGCCTCGGAGAACGAGCGCTCCGCCTCGAGGGCGGCCACCCGGTCCAGGGCCTGGTCGACGGCCCCGCCGAGCAGCGCGACGAAGCCGAGGTAGTCGGCGTCCTCCGGCAGGTGCGGATGGAGCCGGACGCCGAGGAACGAGGCGCCGTACGTCGTCCCGTTGACCAGCGGCTGCCAGACCCAGGTGCCGTCGGGGCCGTGCTCGACGCGGACCCGGCGCCCGGACGTCCCGCGGACCCTGCCGATCTCGGCGCCGGCGAGGTCGGTGGGCGCCGCCCGCAGCACCGCCACCGCGCGCTCCACGACGTCCTCGACCCCGGTCGCCGGCGCCAGCGCCTCGCCGAGCCGGGTCAGCAGCTGCAGCCGCCGGCCGAGCACGACCCGGGAGGTGGTCTCGGTGGCGATGTCGAGGACTCCCTCGACCTCGCCGTCCGGCCCGCGGACGGGCGAGTAGGAGAACGTGAACCAGCAGTTCTCTAGGAAGCCGCGACGATGCAGCGGGAGCAGGATGTCCTCGGACCAGGTCGGCTCCCCGGTGGCGCGCACCGCGGCCAGCATCGGTCCGATCACCGACCACGCCTCGGGGAAGACCTCGCGCGCCGGGCGCCCCAACGCCCCGGGATGCTTGCCGGCGATCAGCTCGACGTAGGCGGCGTTGTAGACCAGCACGTGCTCGGGGCCCCACAGCAGCGTGACCGGGAACCGGGTGCTCAGCGCCAGGTCGACCGCGTTGCACAGCGCCGGCGACCAGCTCGCGACGTCGCCGAGCGGCGAGGCAGCCCAGTCGACGGCGTCGTAGTCCCGCCGGATCGAGCCGGCGGCGCGGAAGAGGTCGGCCACGCGCCATATCCAACCCCATCCCGACCGCCGGCTCGGCGTCGAGGGGCACCCCGTTGAGTCGGGACCTGTTCGGGTCGAATCGGGACTTGTCCGGGTTCAGTCGGGACTCACCCGCGCCATCACCGGCGAGGCCAGCACCCCGTGCACCAGGACCGAGGCCACGATCGTGAACGCCACTGTCGACCACAGCCAGTCGGCCGCCAGCACGTCGGACTCCGCGCTGGCGTAGGCCAGGTAGTAGATCGAGCCGATGCCGCGGACGCCGAAGAACGCGGCGGCCAGCTGCTGGGGCCGGGTCAGCCCGCCGCTGCGGTCACTGCGCCGGGCGAACGCCGCGAGGGCCACCCAGCCGCTCAGCGGGCGCACCACGAAGATCAGCGCCAGCCCGATCACCACGCCCCGCCAGTCCAGCGCGTCCAGCAGCCCCCTGGTCACCGCGACCCCCAGCACCAGCAGCACGAACAGCGTGAGCAGCCGCTCCAGGCGCTCGGTGACCTCGTGCATCGCGGCGTGGTAGTCGTGGGTGCGCTCGGCCGAGCGGAAGGTCATCGCGCAGACGAAGACGGCCACGAACCCGTAGCCGCCGGCCACCTCGGCCAGGCCGTACGCCGTGACCAGGGCCGCGAGGGCCAGCAACGACTCGCCCCGCTCGGCGACCCGCAGCGACGGGCTGGCGGACCGGAAGGCGATGTAGGCCAGCACCCGGCCGACCAGGATGCCGACGACGACCGCCAGGACCAGCTTGCCGAGGAGGTACCAGCCGACCCACTCCAGCGCCCAGTGGCTGACCCCGCCCTCGGTGGCCAACAGGATCGCGGCGTACACGAACGGGAACGCGAGGCCGTCGTTGAGCCCCGCCTCCGAGGTGAGCGTGAAGCGCAGCTCGTCGCGCTCGTCGACCTCGTGCTCGGCGACGCTCTCGCCGGCGGCGGCGCCGCTGGCGGTCCGCGGCCCGGCGACCTGGACGTCCGAGGCGAGCACCGGGTCGGTGGGCGCGAGGACGGCGCCGACCAGCAGCGCGGCCGCGACCGGCAGCCCGGCCCACCACCACCCGAGCAGGGCCACCGCCCCGATCGTGAGCGGCATCGCCACCAGCAGCAGCCGCCAGGTCGGCGCCCACGCCGCCCACGACCGCCGGTCCCGGAAGCTCAGCGGACGGTCCAGCGCGAGGCCGACCCCCATCAGGGCCACGATCACCACGAGCTCGGTGACGTGCTCGATGGCGGCCCGGTTCTCCTGCGGGTCCAGCGGCAGGCCGTCGGGCAGCGGGGTCAGGCCGAGCAGCATGCCGACGCCCACCAGCACCATCGGGGCCGAGATCGCCCAGCGCTCGAGGAGGGCGGGCAGCACGATCGCGAGGAGGAGACTGCCTCCCGCGACCACGTACACCAGGTCGGAGGAGGTCACAGCCCCCGATACCCCGATCGGGTCAGGTCAGCCCACGGGTCCGGTCCTCGAACGCGGCGGCGATCTCGAGCAGCCGCCGGTCCGCACCGTGCGGGGCCACGACCTGGATCCCGACCGGCAGCCCGTCCCGGGTCCGGCCGGCCGGCAGCGCGATCGCCGGGCAGCCGGTGACCGTGATGAAGTACGCCGAGCGCATCCAGTCCAGGTAGGTCGCCATCGGCTGGCCGTTGATCTCGGTCGGGAACTCCTGGTCGGCCGGGAACGGCGGCACCTGGGAGACCGGCAGCACCAGCACGTCGTGGTCGACGAAGAACTCCCGCATCCGCTGCCCCAGCGTGGTGCGCTGGGTGTAGGCGCGGGCGATGTCCGCCCCGGTCAGGGACTCCCCCGCCCGGATGTTGTCGGCCAGCGAGTGCTTCAGCTGGCCCGGGTTGTCGGCGAGCACCTTGCCGAGCTTGGCCTGGAGGTGCCAGGCGCGCAGGGTGCGGAAGGTGTCCTCGGCCTCGTGCAGGTCCGGGGCGGCCGCACTCACGCGGGCACCGCCGGCGGACCACACCGCGGCGGACTCCTCGACCACCCGGGCGACCTCGTGGTCGACCTGGAAGGAGCCGCCGAGGTCCACCGAGACCGCCACCCGCAGCCCGGCGAGCGCACCGCTCGCGGCCTGGTCCAGCGGCGCGGACAGCAGGTGCCCGGGCTCCCCCAGCGCCATCGGCGTGCGCGGGTCGGGCCCGGCGAGCACGCCGAGCAGCAGCGCGAGGTCGCGCACGTCCCGCGCCATCGGGCCACCGACCGAGGTGGTCTCCCACTGGTTGTACAGCGGCCACTCCGGCACCCGGCCGAGGCTGGGACGCATGCCCACCACGCCGCAGAACGACGCGGGGTTGCGCAGCGAGCCGCCCATGTCGGACCCGTCGGCCAGCGGCACCATGCCGGCGGCCAGCGCGGCCGCGGCGCCACCGCTGGACCCGCCGGCGGAGCGGCTGAGGTCGTGCGGGTTGCGGGTGGTGCCGAAGACCGGGTTGAAGGTGTGTGAGCCGGCCGCGAACTCGGGCACGTTGGTCTTGCCGAGCAGCACCACGCCGGCGCGGCGGATTCGCTCGACGAGCAGCTCGTCGGCGGCGGGCACGTGGTCGGCGAAGACCGGCGAGCCGTACGTCGTACGCCACCCGGCCGTGGCGTGGGTGTCCTTGACCGCGAACGGCAGCCCGTGCAGCGGCTCGGGCCGCCCGCCGCGGGCCAGGTGCTCGTCGGCGGCCGCGGCGCCGGCGCGGGCCCGCTCGGGGTCCAGGGAGACGATCGCGTTGACGTCGGGGTTGCGCTCGGCGATCCGCGCCAGGTGCAGGTCGAGCACCTCGCGCGCCGAGATCCGGCGCTCGCGCAGCGCCGCCGCGAGGACCCGGGCCGGGGAGTCGGGGGTCAGGTCGGTGCCCATCGCCCGCCCGCTCAGCGCCGGCGGCCGAGGATCGCCCCGGCGAGCACGCCGAGGAGCACCAGGCCGGCACCGATGACGACGCCCTTGGTGAGGTCGTCCGGGGAGCCCACGGCCGAGACCTTCGCCGGGGCGGTGAACACGCCCGGCTGGGCCGGCGCGGCGGCGGGAGCACCGTCGACCGCGGCCGTCGAGCTCATCGCGGATGCGGTCGCGGAGGCCGGGGCGGCCGAGGGCAGCCCGCCCTCGATGACCCGCTCGACGTTGCCGAAGAACTCCGCTGCCATCTTCTTGGCGACGCTGGTCAGCATCCGCTGGCCGACGCCGCCGGCCATGCCGCCGACGGTCGCCTCCGCCTCGTAGGCGATCTGGGTGCCGCCGTCGGCCGCGGCGAAGGTCACCGCGACGGTGGCGTCGACGGTGCCCGGCGCCCCGGCGCCCTGCAGGTGCATGGTCAGGGACTGGTGCTCCTGGAGGTCCGAGAGGACGCAGGTGCCGGCGTAGGTGCCCTTGATCGCGGCGATGCCCGCGGTCACGGTCATGTCGTAGGCGTTCTCGCCGGTGGCGGCGAGCCGCTCGCAGCCCGGGATCGTCGCGACCAGGACGGCCGGGTCGAGCAGGGCGTCCCAGACCTTCTCCACGGGGGCGGCGATGGTGTTGGAACCGGCGATCTTCATGCGGGGCGCTCCTGGGTGGTGGGGGTCTCCGCGTGCAGGGCGCGGAGCGTGAACAGCTCGGACGGGGAGATCGGCATCGCCGTGATCGGGATCCGCTCGGCATCCTCGATCGCGGACGCGAAGACGGCCGACCCGGGGATGACGCCGGCCTCGCCGGCGCCCTTGATGCCGAGCGGGTTGAGCGGGGAGGGCGTCTCGAGGTGGTCGATCGCGATGCCGTCGGGGATCTCGGTGACGAACGGCATCAGGAAGTCCATGAACGAGGCGTTGAGCAGCTGACCGGACTCGTCGTAGGCCATCCGCTCGAACAGCGCACCGCCGACGCCCTGGGCCACGCCGCCGTGGATCTGGCCCTCGACGATCATCGGGTTGATGAGGTGGCCGCAGTCGTGGACGACTGCGTACTTCAGGATCGTGATCTCGGCGGTGTCGGGGTCGGTCTCGACGATCACCGCGTGCATGCCGGACGCGTACGTCGCGCGCTCGGGGCTGTAGAAGTCCTTGCCCTCGAGCCCGGGCTCGTCGTCCTCGGCCACCGGGGGCTTGCCCGGGTCGCCGACCGAGAACTGGGTAGCGGCCTTGGACGCCTCGTCGAAGGCGTAGCGCAGCGGGTTGGACAGCACCGAGATCGTGGCGAGGTCCATCGAGGCTCCCGGGGAGCCCTTCACCGACACGACGCCGTCGACGATCTCCAGGTCGGCCTCGTCGGCCTCGAGGGCCTCGGCGGCGATCTTGAGCACCTTCTCCTTGGTGCGCTTGGCCGCCAGGTGGATCGCCGAGCCACTCATCACCGCGGCCCGCGAGGCGAACGTGCCGACGGCGTACGGCATCCGGCGGGTGTCGCCGGTGACGACCTCGACGTCCTCGAACTTCACACCGAGCTCGTCGGCGACCAGCTGGGCGAAGACCGTGGCGTGGCCCTGGCCCTGGGTGGTCAGGCCGGTGGCGACCTTGACCTTGCCGGTGGTCTCGATGTTGATGTGAGCGCCCTCGTAGGGGCCGACGCCGGTGCCCTCGACGTAGCAGGCCAGGCCGATGCCGACGGTGCGGCCCTGGGCGGCCATCTCGGCGCGGAACGCGGGGAACTCGTCCCAGCCGATCAGCTCCTTGATCTTCTCCAGCGAGGCGGGGTAGTCGCCGGAGTCGTACTCCAGCTCCCGGCCGTCCTGGAAGATCAGGCCCTGGTCGTAGGGGAACTCGTCGGGCTGGATGAAGTTCACCGCCCGCACCTCGGTGCGGTCCTTGCCGAGGTACTCGGCGATGGCGTCCATGGTCCGCTCCATGGCGAAGCAGCCCTGGGGGCGACCCGCGCCGCGGTACGGCGTGACGATCACGGTGTTGGTGTAGAGCGACTCGTAGACGACCCGGTAGACCTCGGGCTTGTAGGGCCCGAGCAGCTGGGTCGAGGTGATGATCGGGACGATCAGGCCGTAGGGCGTGTAGGCGCCGTGGTCGTGCCAGAACATCACGTCGAGCGCGAGCAGCCGACCGTCGTCGTCGAAGCCGACCTCGATGTGCTGGATCTGGCCGCGCTCGTGGGAGGAGGAGATGAAGTGCTCGCGGCGGTCCTCGGTGTACTTGACCACGCGGTTCAGGGCGCGGGCCGCGAGCGGGACCAGGAGCTCCTCGGGCCACGGGTGCACGACCTTGACGCCGAAGCCGCCGCCCACGTCGGGGGTGATCACGTCGACCTGGCCGAGGTCGAGGCCCAGCTTGACAGCGATCGCGGCCCGCACGCCGGTGGAGGTCTGCGTGGAGCTCCACACCTGCAGGCGGTTGACGTCGGGGTCCCACCGGGCCACGGTGCCGCGGCCCTCGAGCGGCGTGCAGGCGCTGCGCTCGATGTCGAGGTCGAGCTCGAGGCGGTGCGGCGCCTTGGCCATCGCGGCCTCGACGTCACCGGTCTTCTGCTCGCTGCGGGCGCCGATGTTGCCGGGCACGTCCTCGTGGACCAGCCGGTCCGCGGCGCGGGCGGCCTCGACGCCGACGACGGGCGGGAGCACCTCCCAGGTGACCTTGATCCGACCGACGGCGTCCTCGGCCAGGTAGCGGTCCTCGGCGACGACGAACGCGACGGCCTCGCCGACGTGGTTCACCTCGTCCTTGGCCAGGGCGTACTGGGTGCGGCCCTGGGTCAGGTCGGGGTGCGGGATCAGCAGCGGCAGCGGCTCCCCCATCGGCGCGGACAGCGGGCCGAGGTCCTCATAGGTCCACACCAGGTGGACGCCCTCGATCTCGAGGACGTCGGCGACGTCGATGTCGACGATCCGGGCATGGGCGTGCGGACTGCGCAGCACCGCTGCGTGCAGGGTCGCGGGGTCGGCGTGCACGTCGTCGACGTAGCGGCCCTTGCCGCGCAGGAACCGCTGGTCCTCGACCCGCTGGATGCCCTGGCCCATCAGCTTGGTGGTCATGCCGACTCCGCCTCCTTGGCCTGGGTGATCTCGGCGGCGCGCTCGACGGACTTCACAATGTTCTGGTAGCCGGTGCAGCGGCACAGGTTGCCGGCGATCATCTCGCGGGCCTCCTCGTGGGTCGGGCAGGGGTTCTCGTTCAGCCCGGCGGTGATCGTGGTGAGGAAGCCCGGGGTGCAGAAGCCGCACTGGAGGCCGTGGCACTCCGAGAAGGCCTGCTGGACCGGGCTCAGGGAGCCGTCGGGCTCGGTGAGCCCCTCGACGGTGGTGATCTCGGCGTCGACCGCGGAGACCGCGAAGATCAGGCAGGCGCGCACGGGCTTGCCGTCCATCAGCACCGTGCAGGCGCCGCAGACGCCGTGCTCGCACCCGACGTGGGTGCCGGTCAGGCCGAGGTCGTGGCGCAGCGCGTCGGAGAGCAGCCGGCGCGCCGGCACCTCCACGTCGTGGCCGATCCCGTTGACCCGCAACCGGATCAGGTGCAGCTGCTCGCCGTGGCGAACCGTGTCCTGTGCGCTCATCGTGCGGCCTCCCGAGCCTTCGTGACCACGCGCTTGGTGAGCACCCGAACGAGCTGGGCGCGGTACGCGGCAGTGGCATGGATGTCGTCGACCGGGTCGAGGTGCTCGAGGGCGACCTCGCCCAGCCTGTCGTCAGGTACGCCGGACAGGTCGACGACCGTGGGGACGTCGCTGACCGACACGTAGCTGGCGCGGACGCTGTCGCCGTCGACGACGGCGCCGAGGCCGACCAGCGCGTAGTCGCCCTGGCGGCGCGCGATCTCGTCGAACGCGACGCCCGCGCCGGCGGGCAGCGCCGGGAAGAACGCCGAGGTGGCGATCTCCTCCGGGCGCAGGGTGGACTCCAGCGGGCCGAGGAAGAGGTCCTCGGCCGCGATGGTGCGGGTGCCGCCGGTCGAGGCGGCCTCCACGGAGCCGCCGAGGAGGACCAGCACGCTGGGCATCTCGGCGGCGGCGTCGGCGTGCACGATCGAGCCGACGGTGGTGCCGCGGTTGCGGATCGTGGCGTGCGCGACGTACGAGAGCGCCTCGGGCAGCAGCGGCTGGACCCGGCGTACGCCCTCGTGGGCGAGCACGTCGGCGTGCCGGGCGAGTGCGCCGATGCGGACCCCGGCCTCGGTCACCTCGATGGTGTCGAGGCCGGGGATCGCGTTGATGTCGACCAGGGCGCTGGGCCCGGCCAGGCGCATCGACAGCAGTGGCACGAGGCTCTGTCCGCCTGCCAATACCTTGGCGTCTGCATTGCCCGAGAGAACTTCCAGTGCGTCGCCCAGGGTGGTGGGTCGGTGGTAAGCGAACGGAGCGGGTTTCACAGTGTCTTCGTCACCTCTCCTGACGTGCTGGCCGGAGTACGGCCCTTGACCATGTGGAAGTAGACGATGACCAGGATCGAGCCGAGGGCGATGCCGCCGAGCTCGAAGTCGTCGCCGATCGTCAGCGTGACCCCGCCGATGCCGGCGATGATGCCGGCGGCCAGGCCCACCATGTTGACGGGGTTGCCGAAGTCGACCCGGTTCTCGACCCAGATCTTGGCGCCGACCAGGCCGATCATGCCGTAGAGCACGACGGTGATGCCGCCCAGGACTCCGCCCGGGGTGGCGTTGACGATCGCACCGAACTTCGGGCACAGGCCGAGCAGGATCGCGACGGCCGCGGCGACGTAGTACGCGGCGGTCGAGTAGACGCGGGTCGCGCTCATGACGCCGATGTTCTCGGCGTACGTCGTGGTCGGCGAGCCGCCGAAGAGGCTCGCGAGCGCGGTGGCGGCACCGTCGGCGCCGATGGCCCGGCCCATGTAGGGATCGAGGTCGTCGCCGGTCATCTCGGCGACGGCCTTCACGTGGCCGGTGTTCTCGGCGATCAGCGCGATGACGCCGGGCAGCACGAGGAGGATGAAGCTCAGCGAGAAGCTCGGGCCGTGCACGACGTCCACGCCGTCGCCGAGCTGGCCGCTGGGCAGGCCGATCCAGTCGGCGGCCTTCACGCCGGCCCAGGTGACCCGGTCGTGCTCGGTGGCCTCGGTGGCGCCGGCCAGCGTGGAGGTGATCGGACCGAAGACGCCGTCGAAGATCCAGGAGATGACGTAGCCGAAGATCAGGGCGAGGAACACCGCGATCCGGGACCAGAAGCCGGGCAGCAGCACCGAGGCGGCCACCAGGAACGTGGTGGTCAGCAGCGCCACCCACTGGTCCTGGGGCCAGTAGGTCTGGGCCACGACCGGGGCGAGGTTGAAGCCGATCAGCATGACCACGGCGCCGGTGACGGCGGGCGGGAGGATCTTGTTGATCAGGCCGGCGCCCGCGAAGTGCACGACCACGCCGAGCGCCGCGAGCACCAGGCCGGCGACGAGGATGGCACCGGTGACGTCGGCGGAGTCGCCGCCCTGGAGGCGGATCGCGGCCACGGCGCCGACGAAGGCGGCGCTGGTGCCCAGGTAGCTGGGCACCTTGTTGTTGCAGACGAGCAGGAACAGGATCGTGCAGATGCCCGAGAACATGATCGCGAGGTTCGCGTCCAGGCCCATGACCAACGGGAAGACGAAGGTCGCCCCGAACATCGCCACGACGTGCTGGGCGCCGAGGCCCACCGTCTTTCCCCATCCGAGTCGCTGATGCGGCATCACGGCTTCGCCGGGCGCCGGGTCAACGACTTCCCACTTGAACATCGACATCGGTCGTTCCCTCTCTTCGTGCCAACACGGGGCCCGAGGCACCCTCAAGGTAGTGAGGGTCATGACACACCCTGAACGGCGACACGTGCCGAAGGAACGCCAAACCTGCTGGCAAGTCGTGTGTCCTGTGACACAGCATTTCTGTGTCCACGGCGGCGGGTGCGTGCCACGGGTCCCGGCCGGGCCGTACGTGGTCGAGACCAGTCCGGCGGGCGAGGGCGAAGATCCCCGGTTCACCGGGGAACCCCAGGGTTCTCGGGCACTGCAGTGCCGCGGGAGCGCGGGAGGTGCCCGAGGAGTCCCCCTGACCGCTGCTCGAGCCGTGAGGAGACCCGGAGCGGCTCGAGCACCGATCAGTCGATGATCTCCAGCACCCGGAGGGCGACGGCGACGTCGAGGCGCAGGTGCGGGTCCGAGGAGAGCGGGCCGAGGAGGCGCTCGAGCTTGGAGACCCGATAGCGCATCGTGTTGTAGTGGAAGAACTGCAGCCGCGCCGCCTCGGCGACGTTGAAGTTCGTGTCCAGCAGCACCTGCAGGGTCACCCGCAGGTCGGCGGCCTCGGTCGTGGCCTCCGCCAGCGGTCCCAGCACGTCCCGGGTGAACGCGCGCAGCTCCTCGGGGTCCGGGATCAGTGCGATCAGCCGGTGTACGCCGAGCTGGTCGAAGAACGTCGTGGAGCGGCCGCCGTGGATCCGGCGGCCCACGTCGACGGCGCGCCGGGCCTGGGCGTACGCACCCGGCAGGTCGTCGAGGGTGGTCGCGATCCGGCTGACGCCGACCGAGAACGGCCGGCGACCCCCGCCGCGGTCGCCGGTGACGGCGGCGGCCACCCGGGCCACCAGCGCCTGGCCCGGCATGCTCTCCTCAGCATCCGGGTCGACCGGGAGCAGCGTGACCACCTCGGAGGAGAAGTCCACGCACGGCACGCGCTCGTCGACGCTGCGGCTCACCTGCCGCCACGCCGCCGAGAAGCGCTCCTGCCACAGCCGGCGCATCGCGCGGGAGTCGGCCTCCCCGCCGGGGAGCGCCTCGTCGAGCTCGGCGACCAGCACCACGACCGGCCGGCTCAGGTCCCAGCCGAAGGTCTCCGCGTGCTCCGCGACGTACTCGCCGTCGCCGGCGCGGCGCAGGAAGAGGTCGCGCAGGAAGTCGCCCTGGTACTTGTTCTCGACAGCCGTCACCGCCTCCTGGCGGGTGATCAGCAGCGCCGCCACCGCGGCCGCGCGCTCCAGGGCGTGCACGTCGTCGGAGGAGATCGGCGCCCCCGGGCGCACGCACACCAGGCGAGCCAGGTCGACGCCGCCCGCGGCGACCCGCAGCAGGCGCACCTCGCCGTCCCCGATCCTGGCGCCGTCCGCCCCGATCCGCTCCACGCGGACCCGGCCGGTGTGGTCGACCAGGGTGTGGACCGAGAGCTGCTCGCGCAGGTCCTCGCCGATCGCCGCCGCCCGCTCCCGGCCGTCGGAGGAGGTGAACAGCACCCCGACGTCGAGCACGCGGGCCACCTCGGCCGCGATCCCGTCGAGATCGCCGCCCTCCAGCACGATCTGGGTCAGGCCGGAGTGGAGGGCATCCACGCGTGCCAGCGCCGCGATGGCACCGTCCTCGCGGTTGGCTATCAAGATGTGCGCTCACTTTCCGAGATCGTTGGCACAACCTCACATCGGCCTCACCGTAACCCGGCGGCTAGCGTCGGACCCCGTGAGCCCCCTCCCGATCGCCGTCAGCGCCCCGGTGCGCGTGCGCGACCGGTTGCGGGCGGCGGCGGACGGCCCGGTTCCCCTCGTGCACCGCGGTCTGCACGCCGTGTACGCCGACCTCGACGGCTGGTGCGTCGGCGTCGTCGACGGCCTGTCCACGGCGGTGCCCTGCGCACTGCGGACCACCGGCACCGAGCTGCCCGAGGTCCGGGGCGCCCACGTCGCCGGAGGCGTCCTGCACCTCGACGACCGGCCGTTGCTCGTGGGCCGGTACGTCGACGTGGCGGTCCCCCGGCTGCAGATCCCAGTCACCAGCCCAGGCACCACCCCGGCGCCGATGAGCGCCGACGAGGTGGCCGAGCTGGTCGGGTCCGGCGACGGGCTGACGCCGTACGGCGACGACCTGCTGTGCGGCTGGCTGGCCGCCCACCGCAGCGCCGGGATCGCGACCCCCGAGGTCGACCGCGCGGTCCGCGCCCAGCTCCACCGCACCACCCTGCTCTCGGCGACCCTGCTCGACTGCGCCCTCCGGGGCGAGGTCCTGCCGGAGTTCGCCGCC from Nocardioides pantholopis harbors:
- a CDS encoding DUF2877 domain-containing protein codes for the protein MSPLPIAVSAPVRVRDRLRAAADGPVPLVHRGLHAVYADLDGWCVGVVDGLSTAVPCALRTTGTELPEVRGAHVAGGVLHLDDRPLLVGRYVDVAVPRLQIPVTSPGTTPAPMSADEVAELVGSGDGLTPYGDDLLCGWLAAHRSAGIATPEVDRAVRAQLHRTTLLSATLLDCALRGEVLPEFAAWLAALGTAAAPTHAARLAAVGHTSGLGLLRGAHRALTGLGLEIGAAA